One Periophthalmus magnuspinnatus isolate fPerMag1 chromosome 8, fPerMag1.2.pri, whole genome shotgun sequence genomic window carries:
- the gid4 gene encoding uncharacterized protein gid4 gives MPVPVETHGFPGTACPSSAFLDPPAPINAHQPGVSASLLYSGSRFQGHQKSKGNAYDVEVDLQHVSMEDSYVCGYLKIKGLTEEYPTLTTFFAGEIISPKKPFLTRKWDADEDVDRKHWGKFQPFYKYAKTFNSDGFDYDALEKSDYIFMRWKEQFLVPDHTIKDISGASFAGFYYICFQKSTATIEGYYYHRSSEWYQSLNLNIIQEHSTPIFEFRCGNVTKPFVTETYCCVAAYETKDTKNKPFKVAAEEKVDVLIKDKAGWWLVENDEKRMAWFPAPYLEKLEHDGDDEIDGSTKQGMLYIAIKSYKATKDDEITVSISAVVEVLKKPENGWWLVRYKEKAGYIPSIYLRPYYPHICLTPSLPEQQYPLNLLETPSSRPSSPCLLQPESKKKSRSLNILPALLPTQLPVVPASHVTNGSVHHHPPPTITIERDDNDEGRSVNIYSHGSFDSESDFSFSDDLSCSSGSSSLNLRSTEDGSRFSHTPPPPRSNHLSPSTDVRMLPSVSDPNLYKGLKSPKVPPRPQPQQILTRCTTITRKNAAKGHNI, from the exons ATGCCTGTCCCAGTAGAAACTCATGGCTTTCCCGGTACGGCCTGTCCGTCCTCGGCATTTCTTGACCCGCCTGCTCCGATCAACGCTCACCAGCCCGGGGTCAGCGCCTCTCTGCTGTACAGCGGCTCACGGTTTCAGGGTCACCAAAAGAGTAAAGGAAACGCCTATGACGTGGAGGTTGATTTGCAG CATGTGTCCATGGAGGACTCTTATGTGTGTGGATATCTGAAGATCAAAGGGCTGACAGAG GAATATCCCACTCTCACAACATTTTTTGCTGGGGAAATAATCAGTCCAAAAAAGCCGTTTTTAACAAGAAAGTGGGATGCGGATGAAGATGTTGACAGAAAACACTGG GGCAAGTTTCAGCCTTTTTACAAGTATGCCAAAACCTTTAATAGTGATGGCTTTGACTATGACGCACTGGAAAAGAGTGATTATATTTTTATGCGGTGGAAG GAGCAGTTTCTAGTTCCAGACCACACCATAAAGGACATCAGTGGTGCATCTTTTGCAGGTTTCTACTACATTTGCTTTCAGAAATCTACAGCCACTATCGAGGGGTATTATTACCATAGGAGTTCTGAATG gTACCAGTCTTTAAATTTAAACATCATTCAAGAACATAGTACACCTATCTTTGAATTCCGGT GTGGAAATGTGACAAAACCATTTGTGACAGAGACCTACTGCTGTGTGGCTGCATATGAGACCAAGGACACCAAAAACAAACCATTTAAAGTAGCTGCAGAGGAGAAAGTAGATGTACTGATTAAAGACAAAGCAG GGTGGTGGCTTGTAGAAAATGATGAAAAGCGAATGGCTTGGTTTCCTGCTCCTTATCTGGAGAAACTTGAgcatgatggtgatgatgaaaTAGATGGGTCTACAAAACAGG GAATGCTCTACATAGCAATCAAGAGCTATAAAGCTACCAAAGATGATGAGATTACAGTAAGCATTAGTGCTGTTGTAGAGGTCTTGAAGAAACCAGAAAACGGATGGTGGCTTGTAAG GTATAAAGAGAAGGCAGGATACATCCCCTCAATTTACCTACGGCCCTACTACCCACATATTTGTTTGACACCTAGTCTTCCAGAGCAACAATATCCACTTAATCTACTGGAAACACCATCATCACGACCATCTTCCCCATGCTTACTGCAGCCAGAAAGCAAAAAGAAGTCACGCTCTCTTAACATCCTACCAGCACTCTTGCCTACCCAACTACCTGTTGTCCCAGCTTCCCATGTTACAAATGGCTCTGTGCATCACCATCCTCCACCAACAATTACCATAGAAAGGGATGACAATGATGAGGGGAGAAGTGTTAACATTTACAGCCATGGAAGCTTTGACAGTGAAAGTGATTTTAGCTTTAGCGATGACCTTAGTTGCTCGTCTGGAAGCTCTTCTTTAAACTTAAGATCCACAGAGGATGGGTCGCGCTTTAGCCACACTCCTCCACCCCCCAGAAGCAATCACCTGAGTCCATCCACTGATGTAAGGATGCTGCCAAGTGTTTCAGACCCCAACCTCTACAAGGGTCTCAAATCACCAAAAGTACCACCCAGGCCACAGCCACAGCAGATTCTGACCCGCTGTACGACCATCACCAGGAAGAATGCAGCCAAGGGGCACAACATATAA
- the drc3 gene encoding dynein regulatory complex subunit 3 gives MCGKGGKVYITEDMLRAIVVEQSKKGPTGRNQVEQLEFCEVQKLDLGSRHISRIERLWEFTSLTTLHLNNNNIQKMEGLSRLTTLKCLNLSFNNIVKIEGLESLKKLEELNLSDNRITVLENMDSLEKLVSFNMANNVLKNLRQVCCLKKLKNLFTLNFCGNPLSEEENYKLFIIAFFPNVKYLDYRYVNSEIKKQASVKFNIELEKLSQEDLEREKKTEALKAQQAELQTHVDAFVESLNGSFLFEHMFKDDPLENKLQSVPEIAAQLFTFKQKMTELCVQLFETGLVEHRRRQAEVNSFFTSHSLTTADIMQKETKLLGEFEKYFKELKKESAATSQTDHTDELTKLQKHLLTLEFKLISQIEMMIKKLDVVLSEMIGTFSETAQEIFAQCRELEDKYHEKMQGIVTSTIEKVSRHHGVEDLSDDVKMVFLDKETVMGALTTAHENHLLIIRDRENQMITRANAWKSRLIKKLQEKEIQRNRKVLSHITTCVDHYDEELHKLFSR, from the exons ATGTGCGGCAAAGGAGGAAAGGTTTATATTACGGAGGACATGTTGCGTGCCATTGTAGTCGAACAAAGTAAAAAAGGTCCAACGGGACGAAACCAAGTGGAGCAGTTGGAGTTTTGTGAGGTTCAAAAACTTGACCTGGGATCTAGAC ATATCTCAAGGATTGAGCGCTTGTGGGAATTTACATCTTTAACAACTCTTCACCTGAATAACAACAACATACAGAAGATGGAGGGCCTGAGTCGTCTAACAACTTTGAAATGTTTAA aTCTGTCATTTAACAACATTGTGAAAATTGAGGGCCTGGAATCTCTCAAGAAACTAGAGGAGCTAAATTTGTCAGATAACAGAATTACAGTTCTGGAAAACATGGATTCCCTTGagaaacttgtttcttttaacatGGCCAATAACGTCTTGAAGAATCTAAGACAA GTGTGTTGTCTCAAGAAATTAAAAAATCTATTCACTCTTAACTTTTGTGGAAACCCCTTAAGCGAAGAGGAAAATTACAAATTGTTCATAATTGCTTTCTTTCCAAATGTAAAGTACCTTGACTACAGATATGTCAACAGTGAAATT aaaaaacaagcatctGTCAAATTCAATATTGAGCTTGAGAAACTCTCTCAGGAAGatttggagagagagaaaaaaacagaggCACTGAAAGCACAACAAGCTGAGCTACAAACGCATGTG GATGCCTTTGTAGAATCATTGAATGGGTCTTTTCTTTTTGAACACATGTTCAAAGATGATCCATTGGAAAACAAGCTGCAAAGTGTACCAGAAATAGCAGCTCA ATTATTTACATTCAAGCAGAAGATGACAGAGCTGTGTGTGCAGCTGTTTGAAACAGGCTTAGTGGAGCATAGGCGAAGGCAAGCAGAGGTGAATTCATTCTTCACTAGTCACAGTCTGACCACAGCAGATATAATGCAGAAAGAAACTAAGTTATTAGGGGAATTTGAAAAGTACTTCAAAGAG TTGAAAAAAGAATCAGCAGCAACATCACAGACTGATCACACAGATGAGTTAACTAAACTGCAAAAACATTTACTTACACTTGAGTTCAAACTAATAAGTCAGATAGAG ATGATGATCAAAAAACTGGATGTGGTCTTATCGGAAATGATTGGCACCTTCAGTGAAACTGCTCAAGAAAT ATTTGCACAATGTCGAGAACTGGAGGATAAATATCATGAAAAAATGCAGGGGATTGTCACTTCAACTATTGAGAAAGTATCAAGGCACCATGGTGTGGAAGATTTGTCTGATGATGTGAAAATG gtgtttttagaCAAAGAAACAGTGATGGGAGCATTGACTACAGCTCATGAAAACCACCTCCTCATCATCCGAGACAGAGAAAATCAGATGATCACCCGTGCCAATGCGTGGAAAAGCAGACTCATCAAAAAA CTCCAGGAAAAAGAAATCCAGCGAAATAGAAAGGTCCTTTCCCATATTACCACATGTGTGGACCACTATGATGAAGAGTTGCACAAATTATTTAGTAGATGA
- the LOC117374899 gene encoding TOM1-like protein 2 isoform X2, which produces MEFLLGNPYSTPVGQCIERATDGGLQNEDWTLNMEICDIINETDEGPKDAMRALKKRLSGNKNYREVMLALTVLETCVKNCGHRFHAQVANRDFIDGVMVRILSPKSNPPTIVQDKVLSLIQAWADAFRSSPDLTGVVHIYEELKRKGVEFPMADLDALSPIHTPQRGTPEVDPGMLKYLAPAAPAATPPKPAPAVVRASQTHNMTSGQGAIIATPEQIARLRSELDIVRGNVKVMSEMLTELVPGQEDASDLELLQELNRTCRAMQQRVVELISRVSNEEVTEELLHVNDDLNNIFLRYERYERVRLGRASQNNGMLSEVTDDNLIDLGPGSPAVVTPRITSSPPPLSSAGVSASPAHNGSTMLSSALAGLEVGAGTVSATLSSLSGHNQDDFDMFAQTRSSSLAEQRKNVTYEDPQALGSLASALDVRQQNTGGIPVSQSSVMDDIEEWLCADVKGDRVEEGVTSEEFDKFLEERAKAADSMPSPTRAHLAPSGSRKKAEHTEDAFFAL; this is translated from the exons atggaGTTCTTACTCGGCAATCCATACAGTACTCCAGTCGGACAATGTATCG AAAGAGCCACTGATGGAGGTCTCCAAAATGAGGACTGGACTCTAAACATGGAAATTTGTGACATCATTAATGAGACTGATGAGGG CCCAAAAGATGCAATGCGAGCACTGAAAAAGAGACTGAGTGGGAATAAAAACTACAGAGAAGTTATGCTGGCCCTGACG GTGTTGGAGACATGTGTGAAGAACTGTGGCCATAGGTTCCATGCTCAGGTAGCAAACAGAGACTTCATAGATGGTGTTATGGTCAGGATCTTGTCACCAAAGTCAAATCCTCCGACCATTGTACAAGACAAAGTGCTATCTCTCATCCAG GCTTGGGCCGATGCCTTCAGGAGTAGTCCCGATCTTACTGGAGTAGTCCACATTTATGAAGAACTAAAGAGAAAAGGTGTGGAGTTTCCCATGGCAGATCTTGATGCTCTATCCCCAATCCACACACCACAGAGG GGTACTCCTGAAGTGGACCCTGGCATGCTTAAATATTTggcccctgctgctcctgccgcCACCCCTCCCAAACCTGCACCAGCAGTTGTGCGTGCCTCCCAGACGCACAACATGACCAGTGGACAAGGAGCCATCATTGCAACACCAGAACAG ATTGCCAGGCTACGTAGTGAGTTGGACATTGTCAGGGGGAATGTCAAAGTCATGTCAGAGATGCTAACAGAGCTTGTCCCTGGACAGGAAGATGCTTCAGATCTTGAACTGCTTCAG GAACTAAATAGGACTTGCAGAGCTATGCAGCAAAGAGTGGTAGAGCTGATTTCGAGAGTTTCCAATGAGGAGGTTACTGAGGAGCTGCTACATGTCAATGACGACCTCAACAACATTTTCCTTCGTTATGAGAG ATATGAAAGGGTCAGATTGGGTAGAGCTTCGCAAAATAACGGA ATGCTAAGTGAGGTCACAGATGACAACCTTATAGACCTTGGACCAGGTTCTCCTGCTGTAGTCACTCCCAGGATCACTTCCAGCCCTCCTCCCCTGTCCAGTGCTGGGGTTTCTGCCTCACCAGCCCATAATGGCTCCACAATGCTCTCGTCTGCACTCGCTGGTTTGG AGGTTGGGGCAGGGACTGTCAGTGCAACATTGTCATCTCTCTCAGGTCACAATCAAGATGACTTTGATATGTTTGCCCAGACCAGGAGTAGTTCTCTGGCAGAGCAACGCAAAAA TGTAACATATGAAGACCCGCAAGCTTTGGGTAGCCTGGCTTCAGCACTGGATGTAAGACAACAAAACACCGGAGGG ATCCCAGTGTCACAGTCCTCTGTCATGGATGACATAGAGGAGTGGCTCTGTGCTGATGTG AAAGGTGACCGGGTTGAAGAAGGTGTCACCAGTGAAG AGTTTGATAAGTTCCTTGAAGAAAGAGCAAAGGCAGCAGATTCTATGCCATCTCCCACAAGAGCTCACCTTGCTCCCAGTGGATCACGTAAGAAGGCAGAGCACACCGAAGATGCCTTCTTTGCCTTGTAG
- the LOC117374899 gene encoding TOM1-like protein 2 isoform X1, with protein MEFLLGNPYSTPVGQCIERATDGGLQNEDWTLNMEICDIINETDEGPKDAMRALKKRLSGNKNYREVMLALTVLETCVKNCGHRFHAQVANRDFIDGVMVRILSPKSNPPTIVQDKVLSLIQAWADAFRSSPDLTGVVHIYEELKRKGVEFPMADLDALSPIHTPQRGTPEVDPGMLKYLAPAAPAATPPKPAPAVVRASQTHNMTSGQGAIIATPEQIARLRSELDIVRGNVKVMSEMLTELVPGQEDASDLELLQELNRTCRAMQQRVVELISRVSNEEVTEELLHVNDDLNNIFLRYERYERVRLGRASQNNGMLSEVTDDNLIDLGPGSPAVVTPRITSSPPPLSSAGVSASPAHNGSTMLSSALAGLEVGAGTVSATLSSLSGHNQDDFDMFAQTRSSSLAEQRKNVTYEDPQALGSLASALDVRQQNTGGLSVDNPAADQELPIDSWLITQGMIPVSQSSVMDDIEEWLCADVKGDRVEEGVTSEEFDKFLEERAKAADSMPSPTRAHLAPSGSRKKAEHTEDAFFAL; from the exons atggaGTTCTTACTCGGCAATCCATACAGTACTCCAGTCGGACAATGTATCG AAAGAGCCACTGATGGAGGTCTCCAAAATGAGGACTGGACTCTAAACATGGAAATTTGTGACATCATTAATGAGACTGATGAGGG CCCAAAAGATGCAATGCGAGCACTGAAAAAGAGACTGAGTGGGAATAAAAACTACAGAGAAGTTATGCTGGCCCTGACG GTGTTGGAGACATGTGTGAAGAACTGTGGCCATAGGTTCCATGCTCAGGTAGCAAACAGAGACTTCATAGATGGTGTTATGGTCAGGATCTTGTCACCAAAGTCAAATCCTCCGACCATTGTACAAGACAAAGTGCTATCTCTCATCCAG GCTTGGGCCGATGCCTTCAGGAGTAGTCCCGATCTTACTGGAGTAGTCCACATTTATGAAGAACTAAAGAGAAAAGGTGTGGAGTTTCCCATGGCAGATCTTGATGCTCTATCCCCAATCCACACACCACAGAGG GGTACTCCTGAAGTGGACCCTGGCATGCTTAAATATTTggcccctgctgctcctgccgcCACCCCTCCCAAACCTGCACCAGCAGTTGTGCGTGCCTCCCAGACGCACAACATGACCAGTGGACAAGGAGCCATCATTGCAACACCAGAACAG ATTGCCAGGCTACGTAGTGAGTTGGACATTGTCAGGGGGAATGTCAAAGTCATGTCAGAGATGCTAACAGAGCTTGTCCCTGGACAGGAAGATGCTTCAGATCTTGAACTGCTTCAG GAACTAAATAGGACTTGCAGAGCTATGCAGCAAAGAGTGGTAGAGCTGATTTCGAGAGTTTCCAATGAGGAGGTTACTGAGGAGCTGCTACATGTCAATGACGACCTCAACAACATTTTCCTTCGTTATGAGAG ATATGAAAGGGTCAGATTGGGTAGAGCTTCGCAAAATAACGGA ATGCTAAGTGAGGTCACAGATGACAACCTTATAGACCTTGGACCAGGTTCTCCTGCTGTAGTCACTCCCAGGATCACTTCCAGCCCTCCTCCCCTGTCCAGTGCTGGGGTTTCTGCCTCACCAGCCCATAATGGCTCCACAATGCTCTCGTCTGCACTCGCTGGTTTGG AGGTTGGGGCAGGGACTGTCAGTGCAACATTGTCATCTCTCTCAGGTCACAATCAAGATGACTTTGATATGTTTGCCCAGACCAGGAGTAGTTCTCTGGCAGAGCAACGCAAAAA TGTAACATATGAAGACCCGCAAGCTTTGGGTAGCCTGGCTTCAGCACTGGATGTAAGACAACAAAACACCGGAGGG CTGAGTGTTGATAACCCAGCAGCAGATCAGGAGCTGCCCATAGACAGCTGGCTTATTACCCAAGGAATG ATCCCAGTGTCACAGTCCTCTGTCATGGATGACATAGAGGAGTGGCTCTGTGCTGATGTG AAAGGTGACCGGGTTGAAGAAGGTGTCACCAGTGAAG AGTTTGATAAGTTCCTTGAAGAAAGAGCAAAGGCAGCAGATTCTATGCCATCTCCCACAAGAGCTCACCTTGCTCCCAGTGGATCACGTAAGAAGGCAGAGCACACCGAAGATGCCTTCTTTGCCTTGTAG
- the LOC117374899 gene encoding TOM1-like protein 2 isoform X3, with protein sequence MEFLLGNPYSTPVGQCIERATDGGLQNEDWTLNMEICDIINETDEGPKDAMRALKKRLSGNKNYREVMLALTVLETCVKNCGHRFHAQVANRDFIDGVMVRILSPKSNPPTIVQDKVLSLIQAWADAFRSSPDLTGVVHIYEELKRKGVEFPMADLDALSPIHTPQRGTPEVDPGMLKYLAPAAPAATPPKPAPAVVRASQTHNMTSGQGAIIATPEQIARLRSELDIVRGNVKVMSEMLTELVPGQEDASDLELLQELNRTCRAMQQRVVELISRVSNEEVTEELLHVNDDLNNIFLRYERYERVRLGRASQNNGMLSEVTDDNLIDLGPGSPAVVTPRITSSPPPLSSAGVSASPAHNGSTMLSSALAGLEVGAGTVSATLSSLSGHNQDDFDMFAQTRSSSLAEQRKNVTYEDPQALGSLASALDVRQQNTGGKGDRVEEGVTSEEFDKFLEERAKAADSMPSPTRAHLAPSGSRKKAEHTEDAFFAL encoded by the exons atggaGTTCTTACTCGGCAATCCATACAGTACTCCAGTCGGACAATGTATCG AAAGAGCCACTGATGGAGGTCTCCAAAATGAGGACTGGACTCTAAACATGGAAATTTGTGACATCATTAATGAGACTGATGAGGG CCCAAAAGATGCAATGCGAGCACTGAAAAAGAGACTGAGTGGGAATAAAAACTACAGAGAAGTTATGCTGGCCCTGACG GTGTTGGAGACATGTGTGAAGAACTGTGGCCATAGGTTCCATGCTCAGGTAGCAAACAGAGACTTCATAGATGGTGTTATGGTCAGGATCTTGTCACCAAAGTCAAATCCTCCGACCATTGTACAAGACAAAGTGCTATCTCTCATCCAG GCTTGGGCCGATGCCTTCAGGAGTAGTCCCGATCTTACTGGAGTAGTCCACATTTATGAAGAACTAAAGAGAAAAGGTGTGGAGTTTCCCATGGCAGATCTTGATGCTCTATCCCCAATCCACACACCACAGAGG GGTACTCCTGAAGTGGACCCTGGCATGCTTAAATATTTggcccctgctgctcctgccgcCACCCCTCCCAAACCTGCACCAGCAGTTGTGCGTGCCTCCCAGACGCACAACATGACCAGTGGACAAGGAGCCATCATTGCAACACCAGAACAG ATTGCCAGGCTACGTAGTGAGTTGGACATTGTCAGGGGGAATGTCAAAGTCATGTCAGAGATGCTAACAGAGCTTGTCCCTGGACAGGAAGATGCTTCAGATCTTGAACTGCTTCAG GAACTAAATAGGACTTGCAGAGCTATGCAGCAAAGAGTGGTAGAGCTGATTTCGAGAGTTTCCAATGAGGAGGTTACTGAGGAGCTGCTACATGTCAATGACGACCTCAACAACATTTTCCTTCGTTATGAGAG ATATGAAAGGGTCAGATTGGGTAGAGCTTCGCAAAATAACGGA ATGCTAAGTGAGGTCACAGATGACAACCTTATAGACCTTGGACCAGGTTCTCCTGCTGTAGTCACTCCCAGGATCACTTCCAGCCCTCCTCCCCTGTCCAGTGCTGGGGTTTCTGCCTCACCAGCCCATAATGGCTCCACAATGCTCTCGTCTGCACTCGCTGGTTTGG AGGTTGGGGCAGGGACTGTCAGTGCAACATTGTCATCTCTCTCAGGTCACAATCAAGATGACTTTGATATGTTTGCCCAGACCAGGAGTAGTTCTCTGGCAGAGCAACGCAAAAA TGTAACATATGAAGACCCGCAAGCTTTGGGTAGCCTGGCTTCAGCACTGGATGTAAGACAACAAAACACCGGAGGG AAAGGTGACCGGGTTGAAGAAGGTGTCACCAGTGAAG AGTTTGATAAGTTCCTTGAAGAAAGAGCAAAGGCAGCAGATTCTATGCCATCTCCCACAAGAGCTCACCTTGCTCCCAGTGGATCACGTAAGAAGGCAGAGCACACCGAAGATGCCTTCTTTGCCTTGTAG
- the LOC117374899 gene encoding TOM1-like protein 2 isoform X5, whose translation MEFLLGNPYSTPVGQCIERATDGGLQNEDWTLNMEICDIINETDEGPKDAMRALKKRLSGNKNYREVMLALTVLETCVKNCGHRFHAQVANRDFIDGVMVRILSPKSNPPTIVQDKVLSLIQAWADAFRSSPDLTGVVHIYEELKRKGVEFPMADLDALSPIHTPQRGTPEVDPGMLKYLAPAAPAATPPKPAPAVVRASQTHNMTSGQGAIIATPEQIARLRSELDIVRGNVKVMSEMLTELVPGQEDASDLELLQELNRTCRAMQQRVVELISRVSNEEVTEELLHVNDDLNNIFLRYERYERVRLGRASQNNGMLSEVTDDNLIDLGPGSPAVVTPRITSSPPPLSSAGVSASPAHNGSTMLSSALAGLEVGAGTVSATLSSLSGHNQDDFDMFAQTRSSSLAEQRKNVTYEDPQALGSLASALDVRQQNTGGVLFCC comes from the exons atggaGTTCTTACTCGGCAATCCATACAGTACTCCAGTCGGACAATGTATCG AAAGAGCCACTGATGGAGGTCTCCAAAATGAGGACTGGACTCTAAACATGGAAATTTGTGACATCATTAATGAGACTGATGAGGG CCCAAAAGATGCAATGCGAGCACTGAAAAAGAGACTGAGTGGGAATAAAAACTACAGAGAAGTTATGCTGGCCCTGACG GTGTTGGAGACATGTGTGAAGAACTGTGGCCATAGGTTCCATGCTCAGGTAGCAAACAGAGACTTCATAGATGGTGTTATGGTCAGGATCTTGTCACCAAAGTCAAATCCTCCGACCATTGTACAAGACAAAGTGCTATCTCTCATCCAG GCTTGGGCCGATGCCTTCAGGAGTAGTCCCGATCTTACTGGAGTAGTCCACATTTATGAAGAACTAAAGAGAAAAGGTGTGGAGTTTCCCATGGCAGATCTTGATGCTCTATCCCCAATCCACACACCACAGAGG GGTACTCCTGAAGTGGACCCTGGCATGCTTAAATATTTggcccctgctgctcctgccgcCACCCCTCCCAAACCTGCACCAGCAGTTGTGCGTGCCTCCCAGACGCACAACATGACCAGTGGACAAGGAGCCATCATTGCAACACCAGAACAG ATTGCCAGGCTACGTAGTGAGTTGGACATTGTCAGGGGGAATGTCAAAGTCATGTCAGAGATGCTAACAGAGCTTGTCCCTGGACAGGAAGATGCTTCAGATCTTGAACTGCTTCAG GAACTAAATAGGACTTGCAGAGCTATGCAGCAAAGAGTGGTAGAGCTGATTTCGAGAGTTTCCAATGAGGAGGTTACTGAGGAGCTGCTACATGTCAATGACGACCTCAACAACATTTTCCTTCGTTATGAGAG ATATGAAAGGGTCAGATTGGGTAGAGCTTCGCAAAATAACGGA ATGCTAAGTGAGGTCACAGATGACAACCTTATAGACCTTGGACCAGGTTCTCCTGCTGTAGTCACTCCCAGGATCACTTCCAGCCCTCCTCCCCTGTCCAGTGCTGGGGTTTCTGCCTCACCAGCCCATAATGGCTCCACAATGCTCTCGTCTGCACTCGCTGGTTTGG AGGTTGGGGCAGGGACTGTCAGTGCAACATTGTCATCTCTCTCAGGTCACAATCAAGATGACTTTGATATGTTTGCCCAGACCAGGAGTAGTTCTCTGGCAGAGCAACGCAAAAA TGTAACATATGAAGACCCGCAAGCTTTGGGTAGCCTGGCTTCAGCACTGGATGTAAGACAACAAAACACCGGAGGG GTGTTATTCTGTTGTTGA
- the LOC117374899 gene encoding TOM1-like protein 2 isoform X4, with protein sequence MYRPKDAMRALKKRLSGNKNYREVMLALTVLETCVKNCGHRFHAQVANRDFIDGVMVRILSPKSNPPTIVQDKVLSLIQAWADAFRSSPDLTGVVHIYEELKRKGVEFPMADLDALSPIHTPQRGTPEVDPGMLKYLAPAAPAATPPKPAPAVVRASQTHNMTSGQGAIIATPEQIARLRSELDIVRGNVKVMSEMLTELVPGQEDASDLELLQELNRTCRAMQQRVVELISRVSNEEVTEELLHVNDDLNNIFLRYERYERVRLGRASQNNGMLSEVTDDNLIDLGPGSPAVVTPRITSSPPPLSSAGVSASPAHNGSTMLSSALAGLEVGAGTVSATLSSLSGHNQDDFDMFAQTRSSSLAEQRKNVTYEDPQALGSLASALDVRQQNTGGLSVDNPAADQELPIDSWLITQGMIPVSQSSVMDDIEEWLCADVKGDRVEEGVTSEEFDKFLEERAKAADSMPSPTRAHLAPSGSRKKAEHTEDAFFAL encoded by the exons ATGTATCG CCCAAAAGATGCAATGCGAGCACTGAAAAAGAGACTGAGTGGGAATAAAAACTACAGAGAAGTTATGCTGGCCCTGACG GTGTTGGAGACATGTGTGAAGAACTGTGGCCATAGGTTCCATGCTCAGGTAGCAAACAGAGACTTCATAGATGGTGTTATGGTCAGGATCTTGTCACCAAAGTCAAATCCTCCGACCATTGTACAAGACAAAGTGCTATCTCTCATCCAG GCTTGGGCCGATGCCTTCAGGAGTAGTCCCGATCTTACTGGAGTAGTCCACATTTATGAAGAACTAAAGAGAAAAGGTGTGGAGTTTCCCATGGCAGATCTTGATGCTCTATCCCCAATCCACACACCACAGAGG GGTACTCCTGAAGTGGACCCTGGCATGCTTAAATATTTggcccctgctgctcctgccgcCACCCCTCCCAAACCTGCACCAGCAGTTGTGCGTGCCTCCCAGACGCACAACATGACCAGTGGACAAGGAGCCATCATTGCAACACCAGAACAG ATTGCCAGGCTACGTAGTGAGTTGGACATTGTCAGGGGGAATGTCAAAGTCATGTCAGAGATGCTAACAGAGCTTGTCCCTGGACAGGAAGATGCTTCAGATCTTGAACTGCTTCAG GAACTAAATAGGACTTGCAGAGCTATGCAGCAAAGAGTGGTAGAGCTGATTTCGAGAGTTTCCAATGAGGAGGTTACTGAGGAGCTGCTACATGTCAATGACGACCTCAACAACATTTTCCTTCGTTATGAGAG ATATGAAAGGGTCAGATTGGGTAGAGCTTCGCAAAATAACGGA ATGCTAAGTGAGGTCACAGATGACAACCTTATAGACCTTGGACCAGGTTCTCCTGCTGTAGTCACTCCCAGGATCACTTCCAGCCCTCCTCCCCTGTCCAGTGCTGGGGTTTCTGCCTCACCAGCCCATAATGGCTCCACAATGCTCTCGTCTGCACTCGCTGGTTTGG AGGTTGGGGCAGGGACTGTCAGTGCAACATTGTCATCTCTCTCAGGTCACAATCAAGATGACTTTGATATGTTTGCCCAGACCAGGAGTAGTTCTCTGGCAGAGCAACGCAAAAA TGTAACATATGAAGACCCGCAAGCTTTGGGTAGCCTGGCTTCAGCACTGGATGTAAGACAACAAAACACCGGAGGG CTGAGTGTTGATAACCCAGCAGCAGATCAGGAGCTGCCCATAGACAGCTGGCTTATTACCCAAGGAATG ATCCCAGTGTCACAGTCCTCTGTCATGGATGACATAGAGGAGTGGCTCTGTGCTGATGTG AAAGGTGACCGGGTTGAAGAAGGTGTCACCAGTGAAG AGTTTGATAAGTTCCTTGAAGAAAGAGCAAAGGCAGCAGATTCTATGCCATCTCCCACAAGAGCTCACCTTGCTCCCAGTGGATCACGTAAGAAGGCAGAGCACACCGAAGATGCCTTCTTTGCCTTGTAG